From the genome of Blautia pseudococcoides, one region includes:
- a CDS encoding helix-turn-helix transcriptional regulator produces MKIEEYYASKTKRDVNLRYCGYEECAPDFRMPPHTRSEYLIHYITQGQGSYICEGYTYPIRQGELFIIYPSQLVSYHTSPEDPLHFCWLAFTGENADTLTDQLGFSHSSPVRKLHPQYSIDENIRTLAEHLSSVGFCNDFTIQSLMYSIFSNIAQSYSLSGNYQKESQTILFEHIGKAKSYIKCNYIYPITVQDIVDHVGLERSYFSKIFHKFTGTTAQNYLLNVRIQRSKLLLERTDYTIREICSYVGMKDEYYFSRAFKRSVGLSPTQYRQNVRQDTASSLAAST; encoded by the coding sequence ATGAAAATTGAGGAATATTACGCATCGAAAACAAAAAGAGATGTAAATTTAAGATATTGCGGATATGAAGAATGCGCACCCGATTTCCGCATGCCGCCCCACACCCGTTCCGAATACCTGATACACTATATTACCCAGGGCCAGGGAAGCTACATCTGTGAGGGGTACACCTATCCCATTCGGCAGGGAGAACTCTTTATCATATATCCGTCCCAGCTTGTCAGCTACCACACTTCCCCGGAAGACCCGCTGCATTTTTGCTGGCTTGCTTTTACCGGTGAAAACGCTGACACCCTCACAGACCAACTGGGCTTCTCCCACAGCTCCCCTGTACGCAAGCTTCACCCCCAATACTCCATAGATGAAAATATCCGGACCCTGGCGGAGCACCTGTCCTCTGTAGGCTTCTGCAACGACTTCACCATCCAGTCCCTCATGTACTCCATCTTCTCCAATATTGCCCAGTCCTACAGTCTCTCCGGCAATTACCAGAAAGAAAGCCAGACCATCCTCTTCGAGCACATTGGAAAAGCAAAATCCTACATCAAATGCAACTATATTTACCCCATCACCGTCCAGGACATTGTGGATCACGTAGGTCTGGAGCGCAGCTATTTCTCCAAAATATTCCACAAATTCACAGGAACCACAGCCCAAAACTATCTCCTGAACGTCCGCATCCAGCGCTCCAAGCTTCTACTGGAGCGTACAGACTACACCATCCGTGAAATCTGTTCCTACGTGGGCATGAAAGACGAATATTATTTTTCCAGAGCCTTCAAACGTTCCGTGGGTCTCTCCCCCACCCAATACCGCCAAAACGTCCGCCAGGACACTGCATCTTCCCTTGCCGCATCCACTTAA
- a CDS encoding ABC transporter substrate-binding protein, which translates to MLRRKMLAAALVTGLAGTLVLGGCQSGGDKGKTAGGKDSVRFMVGGSAAELEQYKKAVDAFNEQSENVEVTFVGVPGDNYNEKIMTQLKSKEAPDCFYSEEASYGELNRSDMLLDVAKYLDQSDSNLKRADVPENLLENYTFEDKVTGVPVDCNPMVIYYNADLFKGLNIKTPQEYVDEGKWNFEALQQVSEQLRDASKVGFVYENWWGPLYSFLFSAEEPIYSDDMSKSEFGSERTKAGLTYLDSNIKSKAFTFAGSLTSGESPDTLFVSGQAGMLYAGRWYVADFTDLSFTYDVVPFPYYEEPSQAVCAMPATPLVINKKTADPDAVWEFVSFYCGEQGQNIRMEGQGNAVPTVDGLDEIVLTGTPEHAQNFLDAVDMALVYPKAEALHPGMTDSITGQVEKLLVGEQDVEQTLANIIQTVDDELQK; encoded by the coding sequence ATGTTGAGAAGAAAAATGTTAGCGGCAGCATTGGTGACAGGATTGGCAGGGACTTTGGTGCTTGGGGGCTGCCAGAGCGGTGGAGACAAAGGAAAGACTGCTGGCGGAAAGGACAGCGTGCGGTTCATGGTCGGGGGTTCGGCAGCGGAACTGGAGCAGTATAAAAAAGCAGTGGATGCTTTTAATGAGCAGAGTGAAAATGTAGAGGTAACCTTTGTAGGTGTGCCGGGTGACAATTATAACGAGAAGATCATGACACAGCTCAAGTCAAAGGAGGCTCCTGACTGTTTTTACTCGGAGGAGGCGTCATACGGGGAACTGAATAGATCAGATATGCTGCTGGATGTTGCCAAGTACCTGGACCAAAGTGATTCCAACTTAAAACGGGCGGATGTGCCGGAGAATTTACTGGAAAATTATACGTTTGAGGATAAGGTGACAGGGGTTCCGGTGGATTGTAACCCTATGGTGATCTATTATAATGCTGACTTGTTTAAGGGACTGAATATTAAGACGCCCCAGGAATATGTGGATGAGGGCAAATGGAATTTTGAGGCGCTGCAGCAGGTATCAGAACAGCTCAGGGATGCGTCTAAGGTGGGATTTGTCTATGAGAACTGGTGGGGGCCGCTTTACTCCTTTCTTTTCTCGGCAGAGGAACCGATCTATTCAGATGATATGTCAAAATCGGAGTTTGGTTCTGAGCGGACAAAGGCAGGACTGACCTATCTGGACAGTAATATCAAGTCAAAAGCGTTTACTTTTGCAGGCTCCCTTACCAGCGGAGAATCACCGGACACACTGTTTGTTTCAGGACAGGCGGGAATGTTGTATGCAGGGCGCTGGTATGTGGCGGATTTTACGGATTTGAGTTTTACATATGATGTAGTTCCCTTCCCCTATTATGAAGAGCCTTCACAGGCTGTCTGCGCTATGCCGGCAACACCGCTGGTGATCAACAAAAAGACAGCCGATCCTGACGCGGTTTGGGAATTCGTATCCTTCTACTGCGGTGAGCAGGGACAGAATATCAGGATGGAAGGGCAGGGCAATGCGGTTCCCACAGTTGACGGACTGGATGAGATTGTACTGACCGGAACCCCGGAACATGCGCAGAACTTCCTGGACGCTGTTGATATGGCATTGGTATATCCAAAGGCAGAGGCACTTCACCCGGGTATGACGGATTCCATCACAGGCCAGGTGGAGAAACTGCTTGTAGGAGAGCAGGATGTGGAGCAGACCCTGGCAAATATCATTCAGACAGTTGATGATGAACTTCAGAAATAA
- a CDS encoding carbohydrate ABC transporter permease: MKKSKLEKSRNRWGIVFILPQLISLVCLGIIPIVIAFVLSFFDWNGFSSPVFTGLQNFKEVFTDPDTAMAIKNTLLYSAIYVPCSIVLSLGLAMLLNKAWGKMFYRAVFFLPQIVTSVGIAVVWSWIYQPQFGILNMILKFFGIQGKEWLRDPSTAMGAVIVMSIWWGLGYNIVLFLAGLQNVPRTYVEAAKIDGANERQVFFYITVPLISPTTLLVTITTMINAFQVFDQMFLLTSGGPAKKTYTMAIHIYQTAFKSYELGKASTAALLLFFVVVAVSVIQFKLSDKWVHYGE; this comes from the coding sequence ATGAAGAAAAGTAAACTGGAAAAATCCAGAAACAGATGGGGGATCGTGTTTATCCTTCCCCAGCTCATCAGTCTGGTCTGCCTTGGGATCATACCCATTGTGATTGCCTTTGTACTGAGCTTTTTTGATTGGAATGGGTTCAGCTCGCCGGTGTTTACAGGACTTCAGAATTTTAAGGAAGTGTTTACAGACCCGGATACGGCCATGGCCATTAAGAATACGCTTCTCTATTCCGCGATCTATGTGCCATGTTCCATTGTTTTATCTCTGGGGCTTGCCATGCTTCTGAATAAGGCATGGGGGAAAATGTTTTACCGGGCGGTTTTTTTCTTGCCGCAGATTGTCACCTCTGTGGGGATAGCGGTGGTATGGTCATGGATTTACCAGCCCCAGTTTGGAATTCTGAATATGATACTTAAATTTTTCGGGATCCAGGGGAAGGAATGGCTGCGTGACCCATCCACAGCTATGGGAGCGGTGATCGTTATGAGTATCTGGTGGGGGCTGGGATATAATATCGTGCTGTTTCTGGCAGGACTGCAGAATGTACCCAGGACTTATGTGGAAGCGGCGAAGATAGACGGCGCCAATGAACGGCAGGTGTTTTTCTATATTACGGTGCCTCTAATTTCACCAACCACACTGCTGGTGACTATCACCACCATGATCAATGCGTTTCAGGTCTTTGACCAGATGTTCCTGCTGACTTCGGGAGGACCGGCCAAGAAGACGTATACCATGGCAATTCACATTTATCAGACGGCATTTAAGAGTTACGAACTGGGGAAGGCATCCACGGCAGCACTGCTCCTGTTCTTTGTGGTTGTGGCTGTGTCTGTGATACAGTTTAAGCTTTCTGACAAATGGGTTCATTACGGAGAGTAG
- a CDS encoding carbohydrate ABC transporter permease, translating to MTSKKNKRINTLLVQVILIVMAVLALFPFLWMISTSLKGSEEAFAYPPKLIPEIFHWDNYKKAMTALPFGTAYLNSLKLAVINVTGQVITSAMAGYALGKLRFRGSGVVFGGFISVMMVPYTVISIPLFLIFSQLNLIDTHLSIILMTAAYMPMGVFLCRQFIMALPDELMEAGIIDGANYGSMFFRIVLPLVKPALASLGIFSFMWNWNSFYTPLIFLNSQEKYTVPLLLNMFKGKYTVDWSLIMAASTIAVIPVLMVYLFAQKYIIEGITITGMKS from the coding sequence ATGACAAGTAAAAAGAATAAACGGATCAATACCCTGCTGGTCCAGGTGATACTCATAGTCATGGCTGTACTTGCGCTGTTCCCGTTTCTATGGATGATATCCACGTCTTTGAAGGGCTCTGAGGAGGCATTTGCCTACCCGCCCAAATTGATACCGGAAATCTTCCACTGGGATAATTACAAAAAGGCCATGACAGCGCTTCCCTTTGGGACAGCATATCTGAACAGTCTGAAGCTGGCTGTCATCAATGTGACAGGACAGGTGATCACCTCCGCTATGGCGGGTTATGCGCTGGGGAAACTTAGGTTCAGGGGCTCCGGGGTGGTGTTTGGCGGATTTATTTCGGTCATGATGGTTCCTTATACAGTGATCTCCATTCCGCTGTTCCTGATCTTTAGCCAGCTTAACCTGATTGACACACATTTGTCCATTATTTTGATGACAGCTGCCTATATGCCTATGGGAGTATTCCTTTGCAGGCAGTTTATTATGGCACTGCCTGATGAGCTGATGGAGGCGGGCATCATTGATGGGGCAAATTATGGCTCCATGTTCTTCAGGATCGTACTTCCTCTTGTGAAGCCCGCGCTGGCTTCCCTGGGAATCTTCTCCTTTATGTGGAACTGGAACAGTTTTTATACACCCCTGATATTTTTAAATTCCCAGGAAAAATATACGGTGCCCCTGCTTCTAAATATGTTTAAGGGAAAATATACGGTGGATTGGTCGCTGATCATGGCTGCCTCCACCATTGCGGTGATACCTGTGCTGATGGTCTATCTGTTTGCGCAGAAATATATCATTGAGGGAATTACGATCACAGGAATGAAGAGCTGA
- the melA gene encoding alpha-glucosidase/alpha-galactosidase produces MPRIAFMGAGSTIFAKSVLGDCILTPEIQDLEIALHDIDPVRLEDSRKMLENIASNAGRKVRIETHADRKQALRGTKYVVNAIQVGGYDPCTITDFEIPKKYGLRQTIADTLGIGGIFRALRTIPVLEEFAEDMQEVCPDALFINYSNPMAMLTGYLQTYTKIKTIGLCHSVQVCIPQLFKALDMEELVPETRWEIAGINHQAWLLKVQDGKGKDLYPEIKKRAGAFLNGEAAYDADWDKVRYEMMLRFGYYITESSEHNGEYTPWFIKDRYPELIERYNIPLDEYPKRCIKQIGDWKQMRGELVQNAEIKHEKSREFASFIINSMENDVPYRVHGNVQNTGLIPNLPPNACVEVPCLVDRDGIHPCYVGNLPEQCAAINRTNINVQLLTMQAARSRRKEDIYMAAMMDPHTAAELSMDDIRAMCDEMLEAHDSWMPKYR; encoded by the coding sequence ATGCCAAGAATAGCTTTTATGGGGGCAGGCAGCACGATTTTTGCCAAGAGCGTGCTGGGGGACTGTATCCTGACACCCGAAATACAGGATTTAGAGATCGCGCTGCACGACATTGACCCGGTGCGGCTGGAAGATTCCAGAAAAATGCTGGAGAATATCGCCTCCAATGCGGGGCGAAAAGTGAGGATCGAGACTCACGCAGACAGGAAACAGGCCCTGAGAGGGACGAAATATGTGGTAAACGCCATTCAGGTAGGCGGATACGATCCCTGTACTATCACGGATTTTGAGATTCCGAAAAAATACGGACTGCGTCAGACCATAGCAGATACTTTAGGCATAGGAGGTATATTCCGGGCACTGCGTACCATACCGGTGCTGGAAGAATTTGCAGAAGACATGCAGGAAGTCTGCCCGGATGCTCTGTTCATCAACTATTCCAACCCTATGGCAATGCTGACAGGATATCTGCAGACCTACACAAAAATAAAAACCATCGGACTGTGCCACAGTGTCCAGGTCTGCATTCCCCAGCTCTTCAAGGCCCTTGATATGGAAGAACTGGTGCCGGAGACAAGGTGGGAGATCGCTGGCATCAACCATCAGGCGTGGCTTTTAAAGGTGCAGGACGGTAAAGGGAAGGATTTGTATCCGGAGATCAAAAAGCGGGCGGGCGCCTTTCTAAATGGTGAGGCTGCATACGACGCGGACTGGGATAAAGTCCGTTACGAGATGATGCTGAGATTCGGATACTACATAACAGAGTCCTCAGAACACAATGGGGAATACACACCATGGTTCATAAAAGACAGATATCCGGAACTGATCGAGAGGTATAATATTCCCTTGGACGAATATCCAAAGCGCTGTATCAAACAGATCGGTGACTGGAAACAGATGCGTGGGGAGCTGGTGCAGAATGCGGAGATCAAGCATGAAAAGAGCCGTGAGTTTGCGTCCTTTATCATTAATTCCATGGAGAATGATGTTCCCTACCGTGTTCACGGAAATGTACAGAATACAGGCCTGATACCCAATCTTCCTCCAAATGCCTGCGTGGAGGTTCCCTGTCTGGTGGACCGGGACGGAATCCATCCCTGTTATGTGGGAAATCTCCCGGAACAGTGCGCTGCCATAAACCGTACCAATATCAATGTCCAGTTACTTACCATGCAGGCCGCAAGATCCAGGCGGAAAGAGGATATCTATATGGCAGCCATGATGGATCCCCATACGGCGGCAGAGCTGTCCATGGATGATATCAGGGCAATGTGCGATGAGATGCTGGAGGCCCACGACTCATGGATGCCAAAATACAGATGA
- a CDS encoding Gfo/Idh/MocA family protein gives MEKVLRVGVLGMGNMGKAHARSMMKMENVKIAGLCSSPADDARVFACENHLDCGIYDDGYRMIEEAGLDALYICLPPFAHSGQLEAAADRGIHVFIEKPIALNVERGKSMADAVERNHIVSQVGYHMRFGSAVRKWKEYMDSGKAGRPTLYMADYECNSLHGPWWRDVTKCGGQVFEQVIHLYDMGLYLMGDADCVNGHIANLCHQDVEGYTIEDTSVCSIHFKNGSLGSICGSNCSVKEQWNGRFRVICQHMTADFMDHNHAVFTFTDEETPHTETVAEDVDATYLEDCCFVETIRGRRENMAGVPEGLKGLRLVSAVVESSAKNGACVVSE, from the coding sequence ATGGAGAAAGTGTTGAGAGTAGGTGTGCTGGGCATGGGAAACATGGGAAAAGCCCATGCGCGCAGCATGATGAAAATGGAAAATGTTAAGATTGCAGGACTTTGTTCCTCCCCCGCAGATGATGCCAGGGTCTTTGCCTGCGAAAATCATTTGGACTGCGGGATCTATGATGACGGATACCGTATGATAGAGGAGGCAGGGCTTGACGCGCTGTATATCTGCCTGCCGCCCTTTGCCCACAGCGGACAGCTGGAAGCAGCCGCAGATAGGGGGATTCATGTATTTATCGAAAAGCCTATTGCTCTTAATGTAGAGCGGGGAAAATCCATGGCAGACGCGGTAGAGCGCAATCATATTGTTTCCCAGGTAGGGTACCATATGAGATTCGGAAGCGCCGTCAGAAAATGGAAAGAATATATGGACAGCGGAAAAGCCGGGAGGCCCACCCTGTATATGGCGGATTATGAGTGCAACAGCCTTCACGGCCCTTGGTGGCGGGACGTCACAAAATGTGGCGGGCAGGTCTTTGAGCAAGTCATCCACCTGTATGATATGGGCCTGTATCTGATGGGGGATGCGGACTGCGTGAATGGACATATCGCCAACCTCTGCCATCAGGATGTGGAGGGATATACCATTGAGGACACCAGTGTCTGCAGTATACATTTTAAAAACGGTTCCCTGGGTTCCATATGCGGCTCCAACTGTTCCGTAAAAGAACAGTGGAACGGCAGATTCCGGGTTATATGCCAGCATATGACCGCTGATTTTATGGACCATAACCATGCGGTCTTCACATTTACGGATGAGGAAACTCCCCATACAGAGACGGTTGCTGAGGATGTGGATGCCACATACCTGGAAGACTGCTGTTTTGTAGAAACGATACGGGGCAGACGAGAAAATATGGCCGGTGTGCCTGAGGGACTGAAAGGTCTGCGGCTGGTAAGCGCGGTGGTGGAGTCCTCCGCAAAAAACGGGGCATGTGTGGTGTCGGAATAA
- a CDS encoding zinc-dependent alcohol dehydrogenase, producing the protein MTGKEIVSTEPRKAFLREYEDSPVKENEIRAKVDFAAAKHGTEFTHFRGEDPFLENIFDEEYLLFRESNEAGEKPFFMRPGNMWIGHITEMGSEVQGFEIGERIAGYGPLKSTHTLKAREAFKMPERMTWKEAVCYDPAQFALGGIRDGQVRVGDNVVVSGLGAIGLLAAQFAKLAGAAKVIVCDPIEKRRTVALENGADLALDSSSVDVGLEIKKATGKRGADVVIETSGNYYALQQAIRGVAYNGNVAVVGWYHECLGGLNLGREAHFNQPNIIISRACSEPNRENPRWSFERICDTCWDMLAKGLLKCENIVDPVVSMDEAADTYMSIEQNPASSVKMGVQFR; encoded by the coding sequence ATGACAGGAAAAGAGATTGTTTCAACAGAACCGAGAAAGGCATTCCTCAGAGAATACGAAGATAGTCCGGTAAAAGAGAACGAGATCCGTGCCAAAGTGGATTTCGCCGCCGCAAAGCACGGAACAGAGTTTACCCATTTCCGGGGAGAGGATCCGTTCCTGGAAAATATATTTGACGAGGAGTATCTTCTTTTCAGAGAGAGCAATGAGGCTGGGGAAAAACCATTTTTCATGCGGCCGGGAAATATGTGGATCGGACATATCACCGAGATGGGGAGTGAAGTACAGGGATTTGAAATAGGAGAGCGCATTGCAGGCTACGGCCCGCTCAAAAGCACCCACACCCTGAAAGCCCGGGAAGCCTTTAAAATGCCGGAGCGCATGACCTGGAAAGAGGCTGTATGCTACGACCCGGCCCAGTTTGCCTTGGGAGGGATCCGTGATGGTCAGGTGAGAGTGGGAGATAACGTGGTGGTCTCCGGCCTGGGAGCCATCGGTCTGCTTGCGGCCCAGTTCGCAAAACTGGCAGGGGCAGCAAAAGTCATTGTCTGCGACCCTATCGAAAAACGGCGGACAGTGGCCTTGGAAAACGGTGCGGACCTTGCCCTTGATTCTTCATCCGTGGACGTGGGCCTGGAGATCAAGAAGGCTACAGGCAAACGCGGCGCGGATGTAGTGATAGAGACCAGCGGAAACTATTATGCCCTCCAGCAGGCAATCCGGGGCGTAGCCTATAATGGAAATGTGGCAGTTGTTGGGTGGTATCACGAATGCCTGGGCGGTCTGAATCTTGGAAGAGAAGCCCATTTCAATCAGCCAAATATCATCATTTCCAGAGCCTGCAGTGAGCCGAACCGGGAAAACCCCAGATGGAGCTTTGAAAGAATCTGTGATACCTGCTGGGATATGCTTGCAAAAGGTCTTTTGAAATGCGAAAATATCGTTGACCCGGTTGTGTCCATGGACGAGGCGGCAGATACTTACATGAGCATTGAACAAAACCCGGCCAGCAGTGTAAAGATGGGGGTGCAGTTCCGGTGA
- a CDS encoding PduL/EutD family phosphate acyltransferase, which yields MKVLVETSARHLHLSQEHLEILFGKGHELTVKKMLSQPGQFACEEKVEVIGSKGSLKMSVLGPVRKDTQIEVSLTDARSLGVAAPIRESGDIAGTGACKLVGPEGEVELTEGVIAAKRHVHMTPEDAEKAGVKDKDMVKLDIESPNGRSLTFGDVVVRVSASYATAAHIDTDEANALAPGKECYGEMTK from the coding sequence ATGAAAGTATTAGTAGAAACATCTGCAAGACATTTACATTTATCTCAGGAACATCTGGAGATTCTGTTTGGTAAAGGCCATGAGCTGACTGTTAAAAAAATGCTGAGCCAGCCGGGACAGTTTGCATGTGAAGAGAAAGTTGAAGTGATCGGTTCCAAAGGCAGCCTGAAAATGTCCGTTTTAGGACCAGTCAGAAAGGATACACAGATCGAGGTATCCCTGACAGATGCAAGAAGCCTCGGCGTAGCTGCTCCGATCCGTGAGTCCGGCGATATCGCAGGTACAGGTGCATGTAAGTTAGTTGGACCGGAAGGTGAAGTAGAACTGACAGAGGGCGTGATCGCTGCAAAACGCCATGTACATATGACTCCGGAAGATGCTGAAAAAGCAGGCGTGAAAGACAAAGATATGGTTAAACTGGACATTGAATCTCCTAACGGAAGATCCCTGACTTTCGGTGATGTAGTAGTCCGCGTAAGCGCATCCTACGCAACAGCAGCACACATTGATACAGATGAAGCTAACGCTTTAGCTCCTGGAAAAGAGTGCTACGGAGAAATGACGAAATAA